The nucleotide window gctgcaCCATCAtttaatgagttcttccctgTTCCATCCCACATCCATTCACCAGGTTTCATGTAAATCTgttcacttgtttttgtgtagtctgtctaacaaacacacaaacaacaagtaCACAAGGCAGGGGTGAAAACCTCATCTCTGATAAAGACTGTTGTTCTCATTCAGAATAATTGTTGGAATCTTGCCGTCCACGTAAACTCAGTCAATGTTCTTCTCTTGCCCTGTATTACAAAGTGTTAAACCAtcatccttgtgtgtgtttgtcccttTTCCAGTTCAAGAGGATGTTGAACAGGGAGTTGACTCACCTGTCAGAGATGAGCCGCTCTGGGAACCAGGTGTCCGAGTTCATCTCCAGCACTTTCTTAGGTGAGTGACGACATAGGATGAAATCACATCAGCCACTGTTCACTGTGACAAAAccagatatttgtattcctgGTTGGACGACTACGACATGAACCCAAAATGAAGTGCACCGCAAACAGACGTCCTCAtattgactttaaaaaaaatgtctttctacttCTCTCCAGACAAGCAACACGAAGTGGAGATGCCAACCCCTCAGTCCCAGAAGgacaaggagaaggagaaggcaACCAAGCCCATGTCTCAAATCACGGGGGTGAAAAAGCTGCAACACTCCTCCAGCCTCACAAACTCCAACATCGCTCGCTTTGGAGTGAAGACTGAGACCGAGGATGAACTCGCTAAGgtgcgtttgtgtgtccctgttgAAGGAAAAGATGGAAGTAAAAGGGAAAAAGTATATGTGTTGTCTGTAATTGTGTCTCCAATTCCCTTtccaggagctggagcaggtgaATAAATGGGGccttaatgtttttaaaatctcgGAGTTCTCTGGGAATCGGCCGCTAACAGTCATGATGTACACGATATTCCAGGTAACGATCGTTACTTCACTCTTAATAAATTCTGATTGAATTCTGAAACTGCTTTGACTGTAAATTCTCTCTcgtattttcctctttttttttttaggagagGGACATgttaaaaacttttaaaattCCACTCGACACCTTTATAACTTACCTGATGACCTTAGAAGACCATTATCATGGCGATGTGGCCTACCATAACAACATCCATGCTGCTGACGTCACCCAGTCGACTCATGTGCTGCTATCCACCCCTGCCCTTGAGGTGAgggccgcacacacacacacacccacacacacacacacacacccacacacccacaccccccccccctcacacacacacctccacaatCAGCTTCAATCAAACTCTTGCTCCAAGTCCAATCAATGGCTCTTACTTGCAAGGATATTTTTACCCAGCGATCTGATTCTCTCCTCAATGCccttctttcctcccctcccctcccctcctctctgtgccTGCTTCTTTGGTCCTTCTTTCTTCCAGGCTGTGTTCACAGACCTCGAGATCTTAGCTGCCATCTTTGCCAGTGCAATTCACGACGTGGACCATCCTGGAGTCTCCAACCAGTTCCTCATCAACACCAGTGAGTCTAAATTCGGTGCCGCGTTGACAGCTACGTCAGTGGCTCAGCGGTGCTATCAGTGCATAttcacaaacaggaacacaCGATCCCTGACTGATACGCAGGTGGGAACATGCACACTGTAGCCTCTGCCTCACtggcacacatgcacgcacacccacacacacacacacacagtggtatTTTGCAGCcaatttaaatttgtatctAACAGCTCTTGTGCATGTTTGGAACAAACTCTACAcgcataaatatatatagagagatcATGTTCATACACAAAGCCACATCTTCACCAGTATGTGCTTTTAGTCACGCATGATGGCTGTGACGTGTGAATTCAAGACAGAGGAGTTCAAAGGGGAGATCGATAGTGCCCTTAATAGGTCTCTTTCCTCGTAACAGAGCATCATTCAGGCCGAAATGTCGGGGGACCACAGTGCACAGACAAACTTGTTAAGCATTTCCTATAGTCATCAGTTTATACAGAGATCTCACTATATTGCAGTTAAGAAGACTCCTCATTATGCCAGCCTCCGGTCTTCATCTCTTTGATACAGAACAACAAGGCAGAATAAAGATCCCTGCATTGAGCTGTCTATGGGGCCACAGGCACGGTGGATAGTGACCAGAGCAGCTAACAATGTTCGCCACGTTGGTCAATATTTGTTTCATCCGTGACCTTTTGTCAGTTTGTCTGAGTTTGgcacagaaagaagaaatgttaATATAGTCCTGCTGATAAGCTCAGTTGTTTTTCCAACTGGGAAAGACATGACAAGACCTATTTTACTGCTTAAAAAATTCAGATAGTGGGTGGGTGACCCAGGGGCTGAAGGGttagtctctggtttgactccaggAACAGCAACTGCCCATCATTCCCCtactctctcctctcatctcctgtgtgtccttcactctggctatcaaaatgaaaatcaTAGGTGTAGAACTAGGGTGTGATAAAATGCCAATTTTTATCATTGATTGCATTAAACTcgcttttaaataaaatcagcAGCAACATCTCTTTCCAGAATCAATGTCCCTGTTACTCAGGATCAGCCACagacctttattttttttcatagaaTCATGCAGGCTGAGATAGAAAGATATGATTTTTGCATTGTTAAGTGGAGGCAGAATTCACAGACAGATCTCtcaaaaccttgaaaaacaCCAGCAAAACCGTCAACAGGACGAGCAGTAGAAGTGGGTGAACTTAGCCTTTAACTTTGTTAATGGTGTTTCAGTAACTACAGTGTCCTCAAGCCAGAGAGTGTAAGAACAGAAAACCGACACTgcagagtgtgtgggtgtacgTCTTCCGATTAGCCCAAATGGGGTATCCCTGAAGTGGGGGCAGAGTGAGTCATCCTGGTTAGGAAGGAGCCACCAGACAGATATTCAGACAGCCACAGAGCAACAGAGCAGGATCacctttctcctctctgctgcttctgctccacAGCGGCCAAGACTAATGCATCTTAATGTAAAATCTAAATAGAGGACCTTCAAATGACCCAGTGTTGGGGAAACCTCTCTGTGGAAAACATGCTTGGGCTTTCTCCTGTGAGAGCTGAATGCGACGTGTTGAAAATGAGGACAGGGCTACTGGCAGAGAAAATTAGCTCCTGGTTCTGTTGAGGAGTCAACCCTTTTTGCATATGggcagaaaatacacaaattctGTCAATATCCTTTTAACTAAAAGGACCCCTCTCATCTTTTCCCTGCAGATTCGGAACTAGCGCTGATGTACAACGACTCGTCCgtgttggagaaccaccaccTAGCAGTTGGCTTCAAGCTCCTACAAGATGAGAACTGTGACATCTTCCAAAACCTgaccaaaaaacaaagacaatcaCTGAGAAAGATGGTCATTGACATCGTAAGTAAAACGATTTGACGCCTCCTCTGTGAGGTTCCTAGGGAAGGGAACTAGTGATGCTGAAGAGTGGAACTTTAAAGACTCTTCTACatttaaagctttttaaaataCGATATGTCTTACATCTTGTGTTTGTGAGGCTAATGTGGTATTTCTTGGTGTCCGAAGGTTCTAGCAACAGACATGTCGAAGCACATGAATCTACTGGCCGATCTGAAAACGATGGTGGAAACTAAGAAGGTGACCAGCTCGGGTGTTTTGCTGCTGGACAACTACTCTGACAGGATACAGGTCAGAATACAGCTGCTGGAATAAATCTGCACCGAGTTCCATATCACTTTGTTCTTGATTCTGAGCATTTTTCTGCATcgttttttaaaagttttatacatgtatacaaAAGTTTGCACTTGGAAATCTGCAGAAACTTACAGCAAAATCCGTATGGTGCTGAAAGCATCTAGTGACACTCACTACTTGCAGAAGTTTAGCTTGATATTTTGCACTTGGAAATTAGAGTGTGAAAACCCAACCCGAGTCCGTCGAGACCCGTTGAGCGATTACTGCAATTTTGGAATGGTCACATCTGCCGGGTTATCAATTTGATTTTTTACACCACAAAATCCTGTAATCACTGAAAAAGATGGTCTCTTGATTGGACAGTAAGAACTGAAAACCTGTCGGGTTCTCATTGGTTAGTTTTCTCTCGCTCTCAGTCGGGTTCGAGCAGATAATTGCGTCCAGGGCCACCCTCTCGTGTTATTTATGCTTCGAGCGAGCCCTTGTGCTTCAGCGTACCTTACATAACGGACCAAGTGGCATCCCTTGGTTCTGTGTTTGACACCTTGCTGCTTGTCTTACTCAGGTTCTCCAGAACATGGTGCACTGTGCGGACCTGAGCAACCCCACCAAGCCCCTGCAGCTGTACCGGCAGTGGACGGACCGCATCATGGAGGAGTTCTTCTGTCAGGGTGACCGGGAGAGGGAGCGGGGCATGGACATCAGCCCTATGTGTGACAAACACAACGCCTCAGTAGAAAAGAGCCAGGTAgtgcacacggacacacagatCTGCTGTCCATGCTTATGCCATCTGCACACAGACTGAATGATCTATTTTGTTTCTTGTAGGTTGGTTTCATAGACTATATCGTTCACCCTTTGTGGGAGACGTGGGCTGACCTGGTCCACCCGGATGCCCAGGACATCCTGGACACGTTGGAAGACAACAGGGAGTGGTACCAAAGCACCATCCCCCAGAGTCCGTCTCCTGCGCTGGACGACCCTGAGGACGGCAGTCGACCCCCAGGAGGGGACAAGTTCCAGTTTGAGCTCACActggaggaggacggggagTCGGACACTGAAAAAGACAGTGGCAGccagccagaggaggaggaggacgaggaggaagaggaggaggaagaagaagaggatgaggaggaggaggaggacaacagCTGTACTGACTCTAAAACACTCTGCACGCAGGACTCTGAATCCACTGAGATTCCATTGGACGAacaggtgggggaggaggaggaggaggaggaggaggagttggcgGAAGGGGAGAAAACACCTTGCTCGCAAACGTGCAAGGCGGAGGAAAAGGtagcagaggtggaggagcacgaggaggacaaggagaaaTCCCCCGACACATAGCAGTTTATAGACAGCACCTGATTAACTGTTCTTCTTAGTAATTACAGATGATTATTTATAGAATATTTTTTGGGTTGTGTggagtctgtctgtgttttttatacATCTATGTTTATGGTTCCAAAGCGTTCGCTGCTCTCCACCTTGGCCACTCCTCCGTCAGCTTTGTTCGGACACGCCCACCGGTACTTCTTCAAGTTTTTTTGCACTCAGGAAAACACCTTTCCATTCCCATTCGTACTGAAGAGGTGTGTCTGTATTTCAATTctacccacccccccccccctttacaaTCTTTGCATTTAGCACACGGATGAACAGTTCAGACACATGACATCACACCTTCCTTCCCTCCGCTTCGTCTCCGCCTTGCCTGAAAGTTTTGCAGTGTTTTTTATCAAGTGCCCCTTATCCACACGGACGTTACTGGTGTGTTCAAGGAGCATCTCCCTCTCCATTAGGTCATTTCCTCCCCGCTACAAGATAGGAGGCGCACTCCTGGCGTTCCTGCTGAAAGGCGCCGCGGAGACGAAAGCTGCAGCACACTGGGGGAGCTTTTCAAGAAACATCTCTGATGTGGTTGTCTTCCTTGAAATCCTGACTGACACAAAGCTCAAATCTAAACAGCCATCGACGCTGTCCTAGacctctttcctttttttattgtactGTATGTAAGAGTCAGATATTTTCTAGAATTTACTTTTGCAAGTCcttggtttttcttttgttagCGGGGAACTTTATTTCCGGGGAGAATGAGACGCATACATCCAATGTTTTTTAGAGGGGGGTGTCTTTCCAGCCGGGTTACATTAGGAGTGATCTGAGGTGCTCCAACAGCATCTAGACTCTCCCTGTACCGCTGTACTCATATTTGGTTTGGTCCTGTGAGTGGAAATTTGGATTTTCTCCATGATAACTTTTACTTTTGGTGAGGAAGCAGAGACCCGAAGTCCCGTGCTTGGCTCTCATTGAAATTGTTTTAATGATGTGGATGACGCCTTTAAATTTCCCTTATCGTTGCCTGCAGTTCTTTTTGAACACATTCTGAGACAATGCAATGCTTTGTAGTCGATACAAAAAGCACCTTCTTTTTAGACGCTTAATTAGTGCTCCGAGTAAACAGAAATAGTAACataattatagaaaaaaaaaaatactgggTGATTTTATACCAATGCTATCAAAGCCTTTTATTCTCCTTTCGTTAATTTTCCTCGCACATTTTATTTGACGTGCGCGTCACCAACAGCCTCACACCCGCCCGTCTTCAGCCTCCTCGCTTTTTTCCTTAATCTCcctaatttttattttcattttacatttcattttgccATCACAACATTAAACTCAATGGCTGTCTTTGTTTTCGACAAGACAATCAGCTTCATTGCGTGGTCGTCACACGAGATTCTCCTCTACGTAGATACTCTAATGCACTGATATATTCATATATCACCACTTTCATTCTTTTTATATGTTTAAACACGCCAAACACTCACTCATGCATTCTTGAGCAATGCTGTCTTACAACTCGGCCAAGTGTCTGCAAGTTACTATTATTTATTgctatatttttctatttgtcgaattgtttgtttttttgcaataTAAAGTTGGTACAGTAAATATCTCACTGTAGCATAGACCAGTACAGGCTTACCAGTTACAATACCCAAATATAGTTTGTTTTGCTCACTTGTacataaaatatagaaaatcaacaaaaggataaaaaactaaaagaaaaaaacaaacactaaaaaaatctgcacactgctttttttttattatgagtgcttctttttttttgtgtcatttcaacactttttatttaaacttttattttgtgccaagatttttttctctctcttttttttttcatcctcacCCGATGCCCTTacctgtaataaaaaaaaaatatttctggtTTTATCGCTGTTtacaaacatatatttattgtgctgtatataatatataattattaatgttattgCTATCATAATGCCGTTTGTTGTAAATGGTTGATTCTTATCATCCCTTTTGGTGATGGTGTGGCTGTATTTACGTACCTCTTGTTGAGAGAATGTTTATTACACATGAGCTTcagtgtaaaaagaaaagatccaTCGACATGTTGCTCATCTGAGAACTAGCTCAGTGAAGAGAGGGGGAAagccaaattgttttttttaaaaagaagctgTTCCTTGGCCCATGGGCTGTGCCTTAAATTCAACGCATGTTATTTACTTAAGCTTtagatttctttttattttctagttCTCTCTTTTTGCTGCATTAGTGAATCTCCTGGCCTGGGTTGGCCTGatctcctgttgtgtgtgtggggaaaaaaaaaaagttgcctTTTACTGTTGCAGCCAAACACAATTTTGCATCAAAAGGTGTGGCACTGGGTGGGAATACGTTGTTGGTGCAGAGATCCAGGTCAACTGCAAGTCAGAGATTTACTACTTGAGTGACGTGTGGCCGATAGCTGGATGTGGAAGAGTCCCGTTTGCTGTAGACCTGGTCGCAACAACTCACGCCTCCTTTACACCCCGCCACTATACGCTCAAAGACTTGACTCAGCAGGTTGGATGTGGACAACCAGGGAGGAGCTTTGCCTCTTTCGTCGATTGTGTGCGAAGTTGCTGCAGGGTTGTCCACACCCGCCCCGGTTGTTGTCACAGCTACAAACACTGAATGGGGTGCTATGGGAGTGTGCAGTTGGACCGTGAAGCACCGAGGCTTTGAGACGCATCTGCATGTTCAGCCACTGCTGCATTAATTATGGCTGAAACACTGACGGTGTGTTGCTTATCTATGCTCGGCCCACACTTCCACTCGCATAACTTGCAATATCCAAAACCACTGACATCCTTCTGCCTGGACAGGAGAAGGGTTTAGTATATTTGTGTAGTGaaggggacgggggggggggggggggggattcggGGGGGTTGAGTGACATCATTGTCCCACAAGAGAGGGACTCTTATTTTGACACACATACTGTAGATTCTAAACAGCCCTGGACCAATGGAAACAGTGggtttttttctcattatgtgttctatttttttatggtatgaaaggaaaacacaaactgtaactTAAAAAGGTCTTCAGGACAATTATTTTTTGGGGTATGTCTTTAGAATGCCAACTTGTCTGGAAGTTTCACAGgacaattaaaatattattttaacgGATTCCTTGTTAATTGCAGTCTATTGGATAGCACTGTAGATCATACAACtttatgtaaaaaacaaatgaaaaaggaaaaaaaaaaaagttttttatatGCAATGGATTAAATAAAAGCATGGGTTGATTCTGCCTAATCAGTGGTTTCTTGTTGTCTTTGATACAGAGACTAGCTTGCTTAAAGAGATGACACCACAATGAGACTTTCAGGAATCCTGATTGTAGTTTCTATATTTGATTTATCCACACAGAATATTCCAGTATGTGAGGTTTGTACTTTTTCTGCttgaaatgtttttcctttgacATAACCATATTCATgttctgtatgtgtatgttaTGCCTAATTTCTTACACTTCATTTGCAAATAACTCTAACATCCATGAAAAACTACACTGTGAACTTCTGCATCAATTTCAATGTACCGCAACAGCTGAGTCACATGAGCAGTAATTCTGTGGATCTCAGCTAGAACTGGATATCAAAAGAGCTTTTAAGCAGTATTTTCAAATTGTAGCTGTTGACGATGACCATTTACTACATAACCCCTGTTACGGTGTGTTATAGGTCAATTCTAAATCTTCCATGAAAAAATATCGCTcagataaaaactcaaaaacgTACAAATATTGCCTCTGAAATGTGATAGAAGTGTAAATCAACACAAAATACCTAAAAGTACTTGAATACAGTGCTTGAGTAAATGTTAGTGTTGAAACAGTGCATCAAGTCTTACATTTAAAAGTTGCATATGCAAAGTAACATTAATGTGGTGGCATAGAAAGGATCATATTTTCTCAGAAATTTTACTACTAGTAGTTGTACTAGTGTTTTAGTATAAAAAGGGGAAAATTATCTTCAAATTTCACTACAGTACTTAGTTACATTACACCGCTGGATACGGCTCActtatatttatgtaaaaatactgTAATGTTCATTCTTCAGTCGCCGTCACGTCACGTTGTCGTAGGCACATCGATGACACACTAGGTGGCGCAATATCCCTGTAGAAGTGGAACAAGACTCCTGTGCTAcgtcagcagaaacacaacgAAGACTATTGAGACGCTGAGACGCTCCTTTCTGTTTCCAGCCAGCAGAGGGTGACAGAGATCAGACAGGGAGCCGCTGATAGAATCTGATTTATTTCCTACAATCTCAAAAACATACTTCTTACTTTGCTTGCACTCCAAGAAACAAATACACTCAGATACATGTGAAGTCTTAGTTTTCTAACATGACATTTGTGACTTTATCTGCACAGCTACGTGAACTCTTCCTCTATGACATGAATCTTGACTTCACGATAATTCATTTCATGGCTATTTTCACAAAATGataatatcacacacacacacacacaggtacacagaTGCACACGTACCGAGCACGTGTACAAACATATGCGCAGGATCTCTGAACTAGTTAATGTGCATccccttgttttttttgttttctttattattattacatgagTATGGCATATGGCATGGACTAAGTTTTTCCTCCTGACTAAGTTATCTTTCACAACAACACTACATTTTTTGACATGATACTACAACTTCAATCAACACCCAACAGTTAGCAGGAACAGCATTTAGTACGTGAATACATTTGTACAAAAGGTatacacaaaacaatacaatatattacGGAATTTGTCTCTTCAATATGGCAGgtacacacacgcgcgcacacacacacacacacacagtcacacattcaGTGGCTGAAGCACACAGTCCTTTATTCTTAGAGAGATTGTATATCAGGTTCAGAGCCACTCACTCACATCCTGCACACAGAGTCGTACTCTCGGACGGGAGAGACTATTTACAGGGGTTTAATTCATAAAATATTGCACTTATTGGCCCATAGCATCTCACAGCGTTTGCTATGACAATGCTCCTAAATCTGTAACACAGAGTGATGTATATACActatcttattattattatttttattattattattatataaatctACATAGATAAGTCAGGACTGACTTCATGCacttttttttagcttttattCAACTATGCAACAAACAACCAATGATGCTAAAGGAACTATAATGATTTGGCACTAGTGTCTTTTCAATTGCAGACCTAAAAAGACATTCTGGATTTTAAATTGAACTATAGAGTTTTACTATACAGACTAAAGTTATTAAGATCTCAATAGTTTCTTCTCCATTGGAAGTTCCAATTTTAATCTACTGTATTTCAGAGCTATTTTTCTGTAGCAGAGTATTAAGGCCATATTATAGGGAAATAAACTGTGATTTTGAAAAAATTAATTTGTAGTATTAGGCGAATAAAGTTGTGATATTATGAGAAAAAAATTCAGAATACAGcaaaaatagagaaataaatatcaaatatcttTTGGATCTAGAATGATTTTGGATCATTCTGGATCCTAAATGTTGATTTGTCTTATAGTTTCTtgggaaaacacaaaaactctTTGAATATTCCACAGATGTAAAGTAcaacttaacaagatgctccacCTTCTCATTTGGATCTTCTCATATTCCCGATCCAACGAGGCAAAAAATGAATTTataaaaatgtcagatttgttCCCCTTTAATTGGCCTTAATACTGAATCATTGTTTCTAAGAAGCTTagtgagattttttttcagGAGGGACTTTAACAGCACAAACAAGAAACTTTAGCATGCGGACGGAACACTGAAATAatgctttttaaatatatggCTGTTTATTCCATGCCAGAGCTGATTTATGTATCAAACACTGCACTGTCTTGTGCAGTGTGAGATCTATTCTTATTTAAATGCTTGATCATCGCTATCACGTGGAGATGAGGATGGTTAGATTCGGGGTAAGGCTTATCTTCAGAGGAAACAGCACAGACAGTGTGAGTGACTTTTTGGCGGCATGCTCATCGCATCAAACTATAAAGGGGTCGTCTTGGAGGCTAAGCACACTTTACTTACCAGAGATATCACACATCTACGGACAGCAGAACATGGAGTAGTACTTACATCAACGTTACACATACCGGACTAATTCCCGAAAAGTAAGAGGCTAACTGAGGGACTTACAGAGGCCGTGTTGGAGATGCTAAAAGGCCACTTTTTTAAATTCCAAGGTAGATGATTTTTAAGATGGCCAAGTTCCACTCGTTTGTGACTCAGACAAgataacacacactcatgcaaaccCACACTCACccacaagaacacacactcgTTACACACAACGAATCCGCTACGTCCTGACGTGCACTAAATCACTGATTTGGCAGCTTTAGGAGAAAATTAACCTAGAAAAAGGATAAAGGAAAATACTgtacaaaaaattaaaatgaaatcattATTAAAGCACTCATTGATGTTATCCCtcatattataattattttaagtCTTAAAGATTTGTAAAGGTTTTCTGGATTAACTGTACAGTCGGACTATGAACTATATCTAGCCTTATCAAACATACTTGGCTTATAATCGTACTAACTAGCCAAAGAATGACAATAGTGTCTCTATATTCTAGATATCCTGTTGTGTGTCACGTTTTGTAAcatccatgtgtgtttgtctggttaTTTTTCTCTTGATATAAGGTGATAAAGTTGAGAGATAATACGAGTGTTTTGTTATTCTACTTCTAAACTGGGTTTGAGCGGCAGTCCGGAGAACGCTACTAACAGTTGCATCCGGGCTGCTGCATGGGCGGAGCAGTGTCTGTGAGTTTGGCAGTGGGCGCTCCCGTGGTGCTGGCCGGGTCCGTGTCCAAGCTCTCGGACATCTTGTCGCAGATCAGGTCGACGAGACGCTCGAAGGTCTGCTTCACGTTGACGTTGTCCTTGGCGCTCGTCTCGAAGAACTCGAAACctggggaggaggaagagcgggtGACGTGAGAACATGGAGAGACAGGAGCAGCCAAAAAACGACTACTAATACTAACAAGATAGATATGATTCAGACAAGATATTGTCATAGTTATCGTGCCAGTCTTGACACTTTGTGagttttgtttccttctttgGACTtctttcatcctgttttttttgcctgttgCTCATCTGCATCGTTGAACTGTCAGTTTTTTGTTCATCACCTTATTCTGCAAGAAAACCTGGACACTCTTATTTCCCTTtcgttgttttgtgtgttctctATCATATCAAGACTCCTTCACATGTTCTGTATGTACAAGAATGAGAGATAGTCTCTTCCCTCAGAGAACCGAGGTTACAATGTCACCAAGTGATCCAAGGCCCTTTAAGCCCTAGGTCCCCAAAATGTCCCATATGAAAGCCACACAGGGATGTTGCTCTTACCCAGCTGTTCTGCCAGCAGTCTGCCATTATCGACCGAgaccactctctcctcctccatgtcacaCTTATTGCCAGCCAGCACCACCTGTGCATTATCCCATGAGTAGGTTTTTATCTGCGTCGACCTGCAggaaatcagaaacacacacacaccaacacacactgtcaaattAACACTGCTTCTCTGTTTGATTGAAAGTGTCACAAAACTTCCTGCCACCTCTAATTGGACAGGGGGCCTTTGGACACAGACATGGAAGATGGCAGATGGGAGGACATGATGTAAAGTTTGTCGGCCATTTGGACCAGAGTCATTTCATCATTGTGTAATATTTGAGTCACTGATGGCAGCGGTGGGAAAGTGGGTCAGCTGTCTCTGTGTACTGAAAATATGAATTCGCTGCTCTGATGTAGGTTGGTACTTCTATTATGTGACTCTGATATTTATCACACATATTCCAGAGCCCTTGAACTATAAGGCTCTATTTTCTAGACTAGTTTTTATGACCTCTATAAACCGTACAAGGGACGAAAGCTTGTTAGCCTTTATATTATTAGATATTGTTGCTGCACAGCTTATTGGCATCATTAGTGAGACATGGACAACATAATCCTGATAATAGCTGATGATACAGAGGATGCACTAACATCAAGCAACTCAACATGTCTGTTATTCAGCAGCTTTACACAAAAGCTACTGGATGGATGCACTAAATACTCTGTAACATGTTCTTCTCTGACCAATCCCACATCCGTCTATGTTTCATGGTGATCCATCCGGTACATTTTACATTATCTTTGGTGGAAACAAGTGGacatggatgaaaacataacctccttagcagaggcaACAGATAATGGGCAGCCTCCTGTAAAGTATTACTTTTATCATTATcgtatatataattaaaaatatgttGTAGGTTCCTAACAAGATGGGTACAATGATAACAGAAAGCTATATTTTTACATTCCAGATTAAACTATTAGATCATTTGGCACTCATCTATTGCCAGATAAACACGCACATGCGGTTTACACTTCACACTTTACTTTGCCGTCTGCACACACAATATGGGAAGGAATTTAAGGAACACATTTTCCTCCTGTGGTGTTGCAGTTTGAAAGTAGGGCAGTGAACATACTACAGGCTGAAAacgggaggaaagaaagaggggaagaaacaatgtctcagagagagagagagagagagagagagagtctgtccAGTT belongs to Platichthys flesus chromosome 3, fPlaFle2.1, whole genome shotgun sequence and includes:
- the pde4d gene encoding cAMP-specific 3',5'-cyclic phosphodiesterase 4D isoform X2, whose amino-acid sequence is MKPGQCPGVPSDRSMMHLSHFPLRRHSWICFDVDNGTSSGRSPLDPMASPGSGLILQANFVHSQRRESFLYRSDSDYDLSPKSMSRNSSIASDIHGDDMIVTPFAQVLASLRTVRNNFGALTNLQIDRASNKRSPMCNQPPITKTTFTEEAYQKLATETLEELDWCLDQLETLQTRHSVSEMASNKFKRMLNRELTHLSEMSRSGNQVSEFISSTFLDKQHEVEMPTPQSQKDKEKEKATKPMSQITGVKKLQHSSSLTNSNIARFGVKTETEDELAKELEQVNKWGLNVFKISEFSGNRPLTVMMYTIFQERDMLKTFKIPLDTFITYLMTLEDHYHGDVAYHNNIHAADVTQSTHVLLSTPALEAVFTDLEILAAIFASAIHDVDHPGVSNQFLINTNSELALMYNDSSVLENHHLAVGFKLLQDENCDIFQNLTKKQRQSLRKMVIDIVLATDMSKHMNLLADLKTMVETKKVTSSGVLLLDNYSDRIQVLQNMVHCADLSNPTKPLQLYRQWTDRIMEEFFCQGDRERERGMDISPMCDKHNASVEKSQVGFIDYIVHPLWETWADLVHPDAQDILDTLEDNREWYQSTIPQSPSPALDDPEDGSRPPGGDKFQFELTLEEDGESDTEKDSGSQPEEEEDEEEEEEEEEEDEEEEEDNSCTDSKTLCTQDSESTEIPLDEQVGEEEEEEEEELAEGEKTPCSQTCKAEEKVAEVEEHEEDKEKSPDT
- the pde4d gene encoding cAMP-specific 3',5'-cyclic phosphodiesterase 4D isoform X1, with the translated sequence MAQQAGMGVTHQDTLAVPPMPKHSGLNEDLVKILRENLLQPERQRGQRRSPSSISPRLSPRNSPRLLRRMLLNNNIHKQRRFTVAHTCFDVDNGTSSGRSPLDPMASPGSGLILQANFVHSQRRESFLYRSDSDYDLSPKSMSRNSSIASDIHGDDMIVTPFAQVLASLRTVRNNFGALTNLQIDRASNKRSPMCNQPPITKTTFTEEAYQKLATETLEELDWCLDQLETLQTRHSVSEMASNKFKRMLNRELTHLSEMSRSGNQVSEFISSTFLDKQHEVEMPTPQSQKDKEKEKATKPMSQITGVKKLQHSSSLTNSNIARFGVKTETEDELAKELEQVNKWGLNVFKISEFSGNRPLTVMMYTIFQERDMLKTFKIPLDTFITYLMTLEDHYHGDVAYHNNIHAADVTQSTHVLLSTPALEAVFTDLEILAAIFASAIHDVDHPGVSNQFLINTNSELALMYNDSSVLENHHLAVGFKLLQDENCDIFQNLTKKQRQSLRKMVIDIVLATDMSKHMNLLADLKTMVETKKVTSSGVLLLDNYSDRIQVLQNMVHCADLSNPTKPLQLYRQWTDRIMEEFFCQGDRERERGMDISPMCDKHNASVEKSQVGFIDYIVHPLWETWADLVHPDAQDILDTLEDNREWYQSTIPQSPSPALDDPEDGSRPPGGDKFQFELTLEEDGESDTEKDSGSQPEEEEDEEEEEEEEEEDEEEEEDNSCTDSKTLCTQDSESTEIPLDEQVGEEEEEEEEELAEGEKTPCSQTCKAEEKVAEVEEHEEDKEKSPDT